Part of the Microcoleus sp. AS-A8 genome, TGATAAGCCTACTGTAGCGAGACATATGACAAAAATCAATATCTGTCATTTATTAACTGTCATTAGAGCCGAAAGAACTCACGCAGTAGCGTGATGATTTTGGCGCTCGCACAGTCTTTGTTGTGCGAGCGCTCTTCGCAAGACTTACCAGCCCTGGACGGTCGCGCCGTCGAAGATTTTGATTGTCTTGATTAGGATTAAGCCTTATGGCGCAGCCGCCAGACGGGTATTTGTCCAGCTCCCGGAAAGTTCGATGAACCACAGCTTATGAAGAGTAGCAATTAGTGAAGATAATTCTCAATAAGCGGGTACGGGCCTCGTTGGTTACCGCCCGTGCCAACGCTAAATCAATGGTTACAGCTGATATTCCACGTTATCCGTGTTTCAGTCATTGCTTTTTGAAGGGGTTAAATTTTAAAAATCGATTGGCTACCAATAGAGTTGTGGCAGGTGGCGTACCTGGTAGATAAACATTCCGTAAAAGGATGCTACTCACACCCCTTATATTGTTGGTCGCCCTACTACCAGCAACCAAAACCCTCAAACGGCTCAATAGAGTCTCGCGTTGCCCGTCACGCGGGACAATGGAGAGGTGGAACACCAATCAGGCTTCCCGGACAGCAACTATAGAACAGAGGGAGAGCAATGCGTCAACTACTTGTTCAGGTTCCACGGGGATGCGGTCAACAGGTTCTAGACATCGCCAACACTTGTAACGGAGCGAATCTTGCTCAGTTTGAAGCGACTGGGAAGGATGAACCATTAGACGTGGTAATCGTTCACGTCTCCAATGGCAAGGTTGAGGAACTGCTAGAAAAGTTAGAACCACTACCCAACTTGCACGTCACACTGCTCCCTCGTGGAGTAATAGCCTTGCAGCCTCCAGCATCAGAGGCACCCCAGCAGGTAAAAAATGTAGAGACACGCAGCCCAATCGAGATATTTCTTTCAGGTCTGCAAAGCGTTGGCTCCTGGAAAGGGTTTCTGGGGTATGCAGCGGCAGGGGGTGTGGTGGTCTGGATTGGCTTATTCACCAATAGTAGCTATCTTCTCGTTGCGGCAATGCTGATTGCACCCTTTGCAGGTCCAGCGATGAATGCGGCGATCGCTACAGCACGCGGTGATGGAGAACTGCTCAAGCGGAGTCTAATTCGCTACTTTTCAGCCCTTGCCGTGACAATCACCGTAGCTGGAGCGCTCAGCCTGATTTTGCAACAGGAAGTTGTGACATCCTCAATGAACGCAACCAGTACTGTCTCATCTGTGGCAGTGCTGCTTCCACTAATTGCAGGTGCGGCAGGTGCTCTCAATCTTGTCCAATCAGAGCGAAGTAGCCTCGTGTCAGGAGCAGCCGTTGGGATGCTGGTTGCGGCTTCACTAGCACCGCCTGCCGGAGTGGTGGGCATGGCAAGCGCGATGGGGCGATGGGATATGGCTTTGAATGGTGTCTTTGTACTCTTGCTGCAACTGGTCGGGATTAATTTATCAGCCTCCCTGATGTTCCGCACCTATGGGCTGACTGCTCAGGGAACCCGCTATAAACGTGGCAAGCAATGGGTGTTTCCGGTTGTCCTTGCCGCTACGGTGCTGCTGCTCTTGAGCTTGCTGACTTGGCAGTTTTCTACCTCCCCTGAGCTTCAGCGCAGCAGCCGTGAGCAGCGTGCCACTGCTCAGATTCAGAAGGTGGTAAATGATAGCGATTTGGCAAATCTGGTGGAAGCGAATGTTCATTTCCCTCCTGCGAATATCAAAGGGCAGAACACACTGCTAGGTACCGTTTATGTTCAGCGTCAAGCAGGTGTCACCCAGTCCTCTGAGGAGATTCGTTCCCACCTCACAAGCACTATTCAAACGCAGTTACTTGAGCAGGGGTTTAACGTGACACCGTTAATTGATGTCAGTGTTCTCGAAGCGCCGCAATAAACTATTGCACACTTAATTTATATGCAGTTAGTAGGCGAGAGTTTTGCTACTATAAATTGTTTCTTTATTTAGGGCGAAAGTTTGTATAGACAAAAAAGCACCTAATTATTTATGAACTTACGTCTGATTGAAGTATTCCTTCCTGAGGAGGATGCCCAGAAAGTACCAGAATTACTCCGAGACTATTCCTTAGTAGGGATTTGGCAGACCAACTTATACAACCATCAAAATCTCGTTAAAATACTGCTGTATGGGGCAGAAGCCGAAACTGCAATAGATCGGTTAGCCAATCATTTTTCTCAAGTTGATGAATTTCGCATTATTCTGCTTTCTGTAGAAGCATCTATCCCTGGACCTTTACTATAGCGCGTCTAAATGAGTTGTACAAAAGCATCATAATTTTTTAAGTTAGGAGGATTGAAAAGTTTGAAATTAAAGAAAAACTGAAATAATCGTTTAACTATTGAAAACTTTTTACAGATATAATAAAAACGTCGGATAAAGTTTTTGACTTGTAACCAAATCTCTTCTACTGGATTTTCTTCAGGAGCATAAGGGGCAAGAAAATGACAAATAATTGACCAATCTTTTTTGTCTTTTTCTTCATTTTCTGTAGCTAATAACTTTTTTACTTCTTCTCCTCTATGGTAAGAAGCACCATCCCAAATTAGGAGTAATTTTTGTTCAGGATGATGACTTTTAATCTCTTGCAGGAACTTGACTGTATTTTCTCCATTTCCCGCCGAATGATGTTTCTGCAACGGTAATTCTGTCATGGACTCATAATTTGATGGTTCTGCTCTCAACAGTTATTGCTGCCATTGGTCTATTACGGGATGACGGAACTATCATTATCGGTTCTATGGTCATAGCCCCTTTACTGGGTCCGAATATGGCATTATCGCTTGCCACAAATAGAGTTTCTGTAGTCATATAATTACGAATAAAAGACTTAAGGTTTCGGTTTTGAACTAGATTTATTCAGCTTTTCCCGTCGGACTTCTTCAACTTGACTGACTTGAAAAATTAGGGTGAATTTTTGACCCATTTCTTTTTCGACAAATGCTTCTAAAAGCTGCACCTGTTTGGGGGTCAAAACCTGACTACTGCGAACAGTCAGACGGACTTCGGGCGGGTTCGTCAACCAGTTGGATTCGCTTTTAATCAGTTCCACTCGCTGAAAGGTAATGGTTCGGTTCAGCAATGCCCGCTTCAGACTGGCTTCGAGTTGGGCTTGCCTGATCAATTCCGCAAAGCTCACACCTAAAGGAATGAGAAGTATAGCTGTCAAAGCCAATGCCCAACCGAGGGCTTTGTGGGCGCGATATAGCGGGGTGTAGCCGGCCATTAAAAAGGTCAGCATACAGGAGAGGGTAATTCCCAGCA contains:
- a CDS encoding DUF389 domain-containing protein; this encodes MRQLLVQVPRGCGQQVLDIANTCNGANLAQFEATGKDEPLDVVIVHVSNGKVEELLEKLEPLPNLHVTLLPRGVIALQPPASEAPQQVKNVETRSPIEIFLSGLQSVGSWKGFLGYAAAGGVVVWIGLFTNSSYLLVAAMLIAPFAGPAMNAAIATARGDGELLKRSLIRYFSALAVTITVAGALSLILQQEVVTSSMNATSTVSSVAVLLPLIAGAAGALNLVQSERSSLVSGAAVGMLVAASLAPPAGVVGMASAMGRWDMALNGVFVLLLQLVGINLSASLMFRTYGLTAQGTRYKRGKQWVFPVVLAATVLLLLSLLTWQFSTSPELQRSSREQRATAQIQKVVNDSDLANLVEANVHFPPANIKGQNTLLGTVYVQRQAGVTQSSEEIRSHLTSTIQTQLLEQGFNVTPLIDVSVLEAPQ
- a CDS encoding transposase, producing MTELPLQKHHSAGNGENTVKFLQEIKSHHPEQKLLLIWDGASYHRGEEVKKLLATENEEKDKKDWSIICHFLAPYAPEENPVEEIWLQVKNFIRRFYYICKKFSIVKRLFQFFFNFKLFNPPNLKNYDAFVQLI